One Oreochromis niloticus isolate F11D_XX unplaced genomic scaffold, O_niloticus_UMD_NMBU tig00008270_pilon, whole genome shotgun sequence genomic window, ACGCGTAGTGCGTGTACTtcagcgtgcagaccctgaattgggacacagcctaaTGTTAGGCAGGTGCTTTCCAGGGATTATTTTACGAGTTGGACCAATGGCCTGTATggtaatggcctgtatttatatagcgctttaacagtcctaaggaccccaaagcgctttacatatccagtcatccacccattcacacactggtgatggcaagctacattgtagccacagccaccctggggcgcactgacagaggcgaggctgccgaacactggcgccaccgggccctctgaccaccactagtaggcaacgggtgaagtgtcttgcccaaggacacaacaaccgagactgtccaagccagggctcgaaccggcaaccttccgattacaaggcgaactcccaactcttgagccacgattgaTTAATGaaacattcttggcaaatgcttCGCTTTCGTCCAAGTTGGACCAAGAAGGAGGCagcatgtttgttttaaatgagtTGTTCAAgcgacaatgacaataaagatatTCATTCATGTATTCTTTTAAATAGTGAGCTCTGTGCTCCACTACACACGCACTGCCTGAAAAGTGTCTGCGTAGGAGTTGAAACGTAGTTTTTGTATCGATAAACTGTTTTTTAGTGTAGAAACAATTAGCAGTGGTAGATTCTGTACTAAGTCAAAGTCATAATCCTTAAACTCTACTACAAAAAATTCAGCATCAAATTACACTTACATATCTAAAGTAAAACCAGCGGATATCCAGATCCTCTGTGGGGACTCCTAAAGGAAAACTTAGTGAAGAGGCTCATATCTAAATACGCGGGTAGTGCATTCAAACACTTGCGTACACCCTGCACTACACTGCATACTTTCAGTAtccctgtttttatttgttcttactTCTTATTTAAGGTGGACCTATTCTGCTTCCagcacaattttttttccaatatACTAGAGTAGTTTGGCATGACCGGCAGCTCAAAATAACCCTTCTTTAGCCTATACTGGGCTTTGGTGAACCGAATCGGTTCATCGGCTATCTATAAGAAAACCAATTAAACCCTCCCCTTCAAGCCAGCTTACTTTTGATTGGCTCCTGCTCGTAAGCTGGAGTGGGTGAAGCTTCTGTATCTGCATATCTCCTCTCTATTACATCATACAGAGAGTTgaaaaaactgcaaaactgAGTGTTTTTGGATCAGTCGGAAGACTGAACTTTAGGCCCTCAGGTGTTACATTACACACACCGACCTCTTTATCAGCAGGTTTAACACAGGAACAGGataaatatgacagaaaataaagaagaacAGAATAGGTCTCTACTTTCTGTCCCTGCAAGTCATAAATAGATATTTCacattaattaaaatttaataaacctGTAAATATGCACATAGGAATCAAAACCACTGTAATGATGATGATTCCTCTTCGTTTTTAATTGGTAATTTAATTTGGTATCTGAAGAGGCGGTTCAGTGTTTTTATAGGGACAGGTATGTAGCTTGAACCAGTCCATACACCACAGGATTTATAGCTAACCCCATCCATCGCTCATCCCTTAAATAATCTCAAATATCAAATTGTGACTTTTGACGAGACTCAACTTTTCTCTCCTCCTATCATTGATTAGATGGTCAGCGGGGCGGGACGGCAGTGGCAGCAGGTGGAAAGGTTCCCCTCGCTGTTATCATGAGTCAGATCTGCAGGAAGCGCACGGCCTCAGACAGGAAGCCCTTAGGACGCTTCCTGTCGTGGACCTCGGACCGGCCTGGGATCCCCGAGGACGGAGAGTCggagatgaaagaggacagaggaccgaGCTCAGGTTTGTATTGTTCAAAGCAGCACGAGATTTTaacttagattttttttaatgggtttTTAGTTCAAGGTTACACTGagggaaggttggtggtttgagcCCTGACTGCTCCGgactgcatgccaaatatcctcggATAGATGCtaacccaagttgctctccgattgcatccattggagtgtaAATGTCAGATAGAAAGCCTTtatgtgaagaaaaaaagcGCTCGGGTGAATGACGCGCTTTAAGTGCTCAACTAGAAAAGCTGTATACGAACCAGTCTGTTTAGGAGAAGCAACCATACAGAGACcttaaacaacagcagaaatACACATTAGACAACCAATTCAGGACAGAAAGTGacttaaaagataaaaatgacaatttaaaagagagaaagagagaaaaatccTAGTATTTCAAACATGTCCTAGTTTTAGAGAGGAACGCATAAAGaggttgctttattttttttaaaaaaggtgagtgaaaTCAGAGGTTCAGAAACAAAATACAGAGCTCAAGAAAGAGTTTACTGTGGAAAATCAGGTTACAGTGACATGCTGAGGCCTGTGGGTGTGTATCGTGTGTTTCAGGCTTTGCAACGTCAGCAGAGAGCAAGCGGACGTCGGCTGGGTCGAGTGTGTGTTTTCCTGAAGAGACTCGGGAAGAAAGGCGACAGCAGGAGCCTCAGTTTGGCTCACTGTGATCTGACGGCTACAGACCTGCTGGAGCTTGGTACAAAAACACATACCTGTCACACAAGACAGACACGGTATCTGTCAgataactgcattaaaaatacTCCAAAGGCACAAACACAACGGAGCCCAGCAGACAGCTAGTTGATGCAGCTTCATTTCAAGAGGCGGAGCATCTAAAATTAAGTCTGAATAAAGTAATGTGACTTCATTGTAAGGTGTCAGCTGGCAGACAGATGTTTTTCTTGCCGTTTCTTCTCAGCAACGTTGCTGCAGTTCCTCCCCCAGGTGGAAGAGATGGACATCTCCTGGAACGAGTTGATCGGTGGATCCCTGACGGCTCTGACGTCTCATCTGCAACACGTGGGCGAGGTCAGGACGCTGAGGCTCTGCAGCTGCAGGCTAAATAGCGAAGACGTTGTTGCTCTTGGTGGGATCTTCAGTGCAGACTctgctttatttattcttatttatagCTATAACAGAACAACCTCTTTATGCAATCAAGTTATTTTTCTTGATTTCCTTCCTCACTACAGCTCCCATGAGGCTTTGCTGAATGGTTCACACTCTTGCCTTGACAAAAAAACTTTGTCTGATCACATGTCGTTGGATTTTTCCATgtcttgtgcaggtgaagctcTCAGCCACATCCCTGCTCTGGAAGTTCTTGATTTGTCCTGGAACAGCGGCGTTGGGGCGGTGGTCTACAAGGCCTGCTGGGGAACCTTCACCCATCACTGAGGGAGCTCCACCTGGTGGCCTGTCGGCTCACTGCGGCCGATGCTACAGTGCTGGGTAGTAACTTTAAATCTATGGAGCACATTTCGAGCTCCATAGTTTTATTCCTCAAGTAGAATAGAACAGAGTAGCTTTGCATCATTTACAATtcaaataatccttctttatcttACATTGGGTCGTGCTTCACCCCTACAGTTCATCCACTGAGCATAAGCCCTcagttttacagctttgatCATTCATTTTGATTTACTGGCTCACAGAGAAATTTCAAACTAACTCACAGAAAAAATTCTGTCTTGAGCGGATAGCTTTAGCTAATTTATCTGAACTCTGTTTACTTTATGAGGTAACGATGACCATATAAGGAATATCCCCTCTGTGAGATGATAAAGACTCAAGGGTAAAAAGATGGGCTGAAGATTAGTTTACCTACACCGACCTCATTATTagttatatagatatatattataGTTATATTATAGAACAGAACATAAGGAGTAGCAGTTTGGATCCATTTTAACAGTGCTGTCAGttggtgttttattattttcttgtctgtttttttgctgTCTCTTCATTGATACATTTGTATGGATGAGGTTTTCCTGTTCATAAATCTCTCAGGAGGAATGGTGGCTGCTCTGCCCAGACTGAGTGCTGGACGTCTCTTGTAATGCTCAGCTCACACAGGAAGTGGACACTGGTGGCTTCAGGGAATTggtcagctctctctctcacgccACCTCCTCACCACGCTTCGACTGCAGGCCTGCGGTCTAACGCCTGACAGCCTTGATGCTCTCGGTACAAAGATCTCTGGATTTTCCTTTTTATTGCTACTTTTGTTTTATGTCCTTTAGGAGTCTCGGAgggtaaattaaaaaaaccccacacctCTGGTTGTCCTGCAGGTGGTTCACTCCGTTGCCTCCCTCTGTGGGAGAGCTGGACCTGTCCTGTAACAAACTTCTAGCTGGTGGACTGAGCCGCCTCACCTTTCACCTGGCTCACGTCACACACCTGGAGAGACTCGACCTCCACCTGTGTTGCCTCATGCGAGATGATCTAGAGGCTCTGAGTGAGTTGCTACGAATCTCACACGCCGGACACTAATCGCATGCACGCTGCAGCAGTCATGTGACTCGTTGTTTTCCAGTCCAGGTGCTGCCCTCTCTCACTGCACTGACGGAGCTTGATGTGTCATCCAATAAGGAAGTGGGAGGTGTGGTCCACCCGCTGGTCTCCGCCCTCCCTGTGACACAAATGAGGCGGCTGCCATTCAACAGCTGCTACCTGAGCAACGAGTCCtgggtaacacacacacacacacacacacacacttgtttagTTGTAGAAGTTTTCCTTCAAGTCATTCTCCCCGAATACCTCTTCCACCCTCTAGCCTGAAATGGTGAAAACTTTGTGTTTATGCATCAGCCCTGGCGGTGCCTATCTGCGCACGGTGGATATTTCCTGGTGTAAAGTGGTTGGCGGTCACTTGGCGCTCCTGCTGGATGCTCTGCAGCCATCAGTCGTCAGCGAGCTCCATCTTTGCAGCTGCGAGTTCACCACTGATGACATGCAACATCTGGGTAACTAACACACAATGacattatactttttcttttttagtctgTAGTGGATCATTAGGCTACATAAATGTATATTAAGACAAGTAAAGCCTGAAGGAAATtaatatttctttcatttattttatgctgCCAGCATCTGTAGCTGTcgtataaaacaaaacaatgaaactaTTGGGTGTTATTTTGTCTCCATCAGAAACATTGTGAACAAAACAGTAAAGTGAACAGACAAAGTGATCAGTTATCAATGggtcctcttcctctgtgcaGCTGCCGTGTGCAGACGGGGCTGTCTCTCCTCACTTCGTGCACTGGATCTGTCCTACAACAGCTTGGTCGGAGACGACGGTTGGTGCAGTCTGTTTGCAGCAGGTGGTCTGGGCTCTCTGGAAGACGTGGATGTCAGTTTGCGACCTTTAACCTCTGCTCCGTGCTCAGCCTGGCTGCCCGCTCTGCTCCAAGCTCTGCCTCAAATGCCGGCGCTGGCTCGACTGGCCATGCAGAGGTGGACAGCTGACTGTCAGGAGAGAGAGCAGCTGAGGTACTGTCTGAAGAAGAGGAGCGTCCTGCTGGAATGGGATCCAGATTTACAAGACACATCATCAGCATGTAAAGGGAACAGTCAGGAGAGCCTAGAAGAGAGTCAGCCTGAGGAGTAGGGAGCAGAAAGCCTGAGTTATCCGATCTCAAATTAAAAATCATCACAGAGAGATTTCAAAAGAGCACTAGGGAAGAAAAACGCAATCAGCTCTGAaaaaccttctgattacaagtaAATTTGTCCAAACATTTGTACACTGTGTTTACAGTATCGTTTAATACTCTTCTTTTGTTCTTGAGCATGTTTGGAGTCTTTATTCCGCGGGGTTTATCCCTGTGTCTGTTTCCCTCTTTAGTTTGATATTCGCACCGGATGTGTCCATTTTATTTTGGCGGTCAACTGTCAGAAACATGTTCATGTTTAGTTTTACGTCCCTCTCCTCTCTCATTGTCATTGATCATCTGCACCTGTTTTGTTGGCTTTCTGTGTTTAAATGGTGGTGTCTTCTGTTTATGAAGGACAGTGGAATTAATTTGCTTTTTAATCTCATGAACTTTATCATTCTGCATTTGGCTCCTCATTTCATGGACTTTGTAATTCTGCAGTCAGACAACAGCCTAAATAAAGATTCACCTTTGTTACATCTCCCACTCATTTTCAATTGTGCAAAAACTGCGTTCAGCCATTACAAAAATACTTAACTTTGTTGTTACAATTTTTCAACAATTCATGATGAACATTCATGCCACAACAACTCAGCTGACAGACGGGTTTAATGGTTTTGTTGCAGTTTGATTACAATCGGGACATCGGAACAGAATCAGAGATACTGATTAgatacaatgtagcttgcttcAAAACAATGCTCAGGCTCTGGAACCAGTTTCCCAGATAGGGTCTGTGCAGCGGGAGTGGTTTGTGgcgcagctgcaggggaggcggacagACTGCAGCTCCATCAGTTCATCACGCCTCCCCTGCATAAGACGTGTCGGGACCTGAGGTGGTTGTTGTGTGTGGGGTTGCAGCTGAAAAGCAACCGAGTATTGTGCGAACAAGCAACAGAATAAAGAACTGTTAGAGCGAACTATGTGGTCGCGTAGGGGATTCGCTTGACACAGTGCGAGACTTTCTCGAATGGTCTAACTCCAGCATGGATgagctgatgtgtttttaagtgaCTAATTTGATGACTAATTTGATTAAAAGActtcccacactgatcacagctaaAGGGTCTGTCCCCACTGTAAATTTGTTGTCgtctttttggctgcttcaTGGTGGTAATTTCTTTCCACAGGGATAAACTGTGTGGTTTCTCTGTTTACGGGGGCTGAGTGACTTCTGTTGGTGTCATCAGAGCACCGAGGTATCAGCTGGGTTACACCCTTTGCTCCTGTAGTGACAAAAGCCGTGAGTTACGGAACAATAGTAATAGTAATGATAGaatagttacatttatttcttgcATTTCCACAACACTCTatccagtggttcccaaacttttttttgccaggcccccttttttacaagaaaaatgttcgcgccccccccccccaccccaccccccccacaaacatcctccaaacacacgcacccatattttgtttacaaactccattgcggtttatttcacacctcaaacatttagtaaacaattaagcaaatgcaagtaacggcaataaattacaggtggtaataaaatatactactaactctttacgctgcgtccacacctacacgggtatttttgaaaactcagctgtttctatgcgtttgggcttttcgtcaacacgtaaacggcgttgcgattcaccgaaaacggagattatttaaaactcctttttgcgtttacgtgtggacgaggattacagagttcgtcacgcaacgtcaaaggtatgtgcctcttttcacatcacgctgtgcgccacgttattgtttacatgagatgaattgcagaatggcagatagagacaaaatactttattacacgtaaaatactttattttacgtgtagttttttttttcctgtgtaataatattcaacattgctatcaatacatttttcaaaaatgtctctctgtgcaaaatgggtttaaacacataacagctgtgggatactgtttgtctgtgatttgaaccggggaacaaattacggcaggatcagcctgatatttgtatcccgctgtaacttacTGCATaaagctaacatgtccaaaatgtcaggagtagttagttattacaagaagtgtttgtgaactaaaaatcaagaatgtggatactgtttgtccgtgatttggagagctcagcgcgtgctcccgacgcagggaatctaattttgcaggggagacctaccttggcacttgtgcaggtgaagccaaagggaagatatgcttcaccatattttcctgtctttggcttggaaggaagttggtttggaaacatatttggcgatgcttcatcctgctttgcgtttatgtggaGCCCGTCAAACCTGTCCACAGTatcaagcgctcttttttttttttcttttcataccgcccccctgcaatggctctgcgcccccctaggggtgggcccacactttgggaacctctgcct contains:
- the LOC109199010 gene encoding leucine-rich repeat-containing protein 31; this translates as LGRVCVFLKRLGKKGDSRSLSLAHCDLTATDLLELATLLQFLPQVEEMDISWNELIGGSLTALTSHLQHVGEVRTLRLCSCRLNSEDVVALGEALSHIPALEVLDLSWNSGVGAVVYKLTQEVDTGGFRELVSSLSHATSSPRFDCRWFTPLPPSVGELDLSCNKLLAGGLSRLTFHLAHVTHLERLDLHLCCLMRDDLEALIQVLPSLTALTELDVSSNKEVGGVVHPLVSALPVTQMRRLPFNSCYLSNESWPEMVKTLCLCISPGGAYLRTVDISWCKVVGGHLALLLDALQPSVVSELHLCSCEFTTDDMQHLDKVISYQWVLFLCAAAVCRRGCLSSLRALDLSYNSLVGDDGWCSLFAAGGLGSLEDVDVSLRPLTSAPCSAWLPALLQALPQMPALARLAMQRWTADCQEREQLRYCLKKRSVLLEWDPDLQDTSSACKGNSQESLEESQPEE